One genomic segment of Prochlorococcus marinus str. MIT 0919 includes these proteins:
- the acsF gene encoding magnesium-protoporphyrin IX monomethyl ester (oxidative) cyclase: MTATVSAGSSTDSLGRNELPPHLDENLLTPRFYTTEFEKAAKTDLDIARRDFQAMFNEMEADYNLKHFDRKASLERLNELSPEDKSVYESYLVRSVVSEFSGFLLFKEISNRFKKANRPELGQFFQFLARDEARHAGFLGRALKAEGINIDLPNLPKKRAATFFPLSWVLYSLYLSEKIGYWRYILINRHLESNPEKACAPLFDFFEPWCQDENRHGDCINMMMRCWPGMTKGLRGKLLSRFFLWSVFLTHTLTVCERGDFYKLLAIDPIKFDEEVIIQTNNTSKNAFPWVYNFDDGKFLEMRVQILNAFKDWRTSQTLSKPIKFIKFATLILKQFALPMEKTEAVRYG; the protein is encoded by the coding sequence ATGACTGCAACAGTTTCAGCGGGAAGTTCAACAGATTCCTTAGGAAGGAATGAACTTCCACCTCATCTTGACGAGAACCTTTTAACCCCAAGGTTTTACACTACTGAATTTGAGAAGGCTGCTAAAACAGATCTTGACATAGCCAGAAGAGATTTTCAGGCTATGTTCAACGAAATGGAAGCCGACTACAATCTAAAACACTTTGATAGGAAAGCATCTCTTGAAAGATTAAATGAGTTGTCCCCAGAAGATAAGTCAGTATATGAAAGCTATTTAGTGAGATCAGTAGTATCTGAATTCTCTGGCTTCCTTTTGTTTAAGGAGATCTCTAATAGATTTAAAAAAGCAAACAGGCCAGAACTTGGTCAGTTTTTTCAATTCTTAGCAAGAGATGAAGCACGTCATGCAGGTTTTCTTGGGAGAGCACTAAAAGCCGAAGGAATTAATATTGATCTCCCAAACCTTCCAAAGAAAAGAGCTGCAACATTCTTCCCTCTTAGCTGGGTACTCTACTCTTTATATTTATCCGAAAAGATAGGTTATTGGAGGTACATTCTTATAAATAGACATCTAGAGTCTAATCCTGAAAAAGCTTGTGCACCTTTATTTGATTTCTTTGAGCCATGGTGTCAAGACGAAAATAGGCATGGTGACTGTATAAATATGATGATGAGATGTTGGCCAGGAATGACAAAAGGATTAAGGGGTAAGCTTTTAAGCAGGTTTTTCCTTTGGTCAGTATTCCTAACTCACACACTAACTGTTTGTGAGCGAGGTGATTTCTACAAATTACTTGCAATTGATCCTATAAAATTCGATGAAGAAGTAATTATTCAAACAAATAATACTTCTAAAAATGCTTTCCCATGGGTATACAACTTTGATGATGGCAAATTCTTAGAGATGAGAGTACAAATTCTAAATGCTTTTAAAGATTGGAGAACAAGCCAAACATTATCTAAGCCAATCAAATTTATAAAATTTGCCACTCTAATTTTAAAACAATTTGCTTTACCAATGGAAAAGACGGAAGCTGTCAGATACGGATAA
- the recJ gene encoding single-stranded-DNA-specific exonuclease RecJ encodes MKRQEFNWQTPTEIESTFTIPYEFPRQIQEVLIRRGISDLEDFKQYIEPAKLPNPNKHFKDLEKATKRIINARQNKEKIAICGDYDADGMTSTALLVDYFRKIDINVTPIIPSRKDDGYGINESIINRINQSNIKLVITVDNGVSASGALLLAKENEIDVIVTDHHIIKEDLPSIFSLIHPSKTPDESPYKFLAGVGLAYLLAESIAQKTSTEYQLGFARDLFCIGTIADMATLKGANRYWLKKWMKHLKNTDSYGLQGLIGKSKLKNKIITSEDIAFQLAPRINSVGRISEPSLILELFLESKKEKADKLATEVEKINKERKLLCKTTANEAIDILEKDNLKLNSFILLAQSHWHQGVIGIVAARIMERYNRPTAILTSDSNGTLRASVRAPKGFNVFEALDKCKLYLEKYGGHAAAGGFTVKAENISNLEKDLNSHAESWLISNTKRVIKPDSYIKLCEITKDFCIKIQELEPFGQGNSKPIFWTRGCNVLRNQYLYGGCQKIEIEQGKTIFEAINWNNSLAVNLPKKIDIAFYIDYDKLIEEDKLQITLCGIKEYKNIESFNINNRRYKCSKTNEGGLLIENEKGEELTFTNRCNYNEIDNSYIKSLVYTSISILGL; translated from the coding sequence TTGAAAAGACAAGAATTTAACTGGCAAACACCAACAGAAATTGAATCTACTTTTACAATACCTTATGAATTCCCAAGGCAAATTCAGGAAGTCCTTATTAGAAGAGGTATATCGGACTTAGAAGATTTTAAACAATATATCGAACCTGCTAAACTACCAAATCCAAATAAGCATTTTAAAGACCTTGAGAAGGCAACTAAACGGATAATAAATGCTCGTCAAAATAAAGAGAAAATTGCAATATGCGGAGATTATGATGCAGATGGCATGACAAGTACAGCATTATTAGTAGATTATTTTAGAAAGATAGATATTAATGTTACACCAATAATCCCATCACGTAAAGATGATGGCTATGGGATAAATGAGTCAATAATAAATCGTATAAATCAATCTAATATAAAATTAGTAATTACAGTAGATAATGGAGTTTCAGCATCTGGAGCATTACTACTAGCTAAAGAGAATGAGATAGATGTTATTGTCACAGATCATCATATAATAAAGGAAGATCTTCCATCTATATTTTCCTTAATTCATCCAAGCAAAACACCTGACGAGTCTCCATATAAATTTCTTGCGGGAGTTGGCTTAGCATATTTATTAGCTGAATCAATAGCACAGAAGACATCAACAGAATACCAACTTGGATTTGCCAGAGATCTTTTTTGTATTGGAACAATAGCTGATATGGCAACATTAAAAGGAGCGAATAGATACTGGTTAAAGAAATGGATGAAACATTTAAAAAATACTGATTCGTATGGTTTACAAGGGCTAATAGGCAAATCAAAATTAAAAAATAAGATAATTACTTCAGAAGATATAGCTTTTCAACTAGCACCAAGAATAAATTCAGTAGGTAGGATAAGTGAACCAAGTTTAATCCTGGAATTATTTCTTGAATCCAAGAAGGAAAAGGCGGATAAACTCGCAACTGAAGTGGAGAAAATTAATAAAGAGCGAAAATTACTATGCAAAACTACAGCCAATGAAGCAATTGATATTCTAGAGAAAGATAATTTGAAGTTAAATTCATTTATACTTCTTGCTCAATCACATTGGCATCAAGGGGTAATAGGTATAGTAGCCGCAAGAATAATGGAAAGGTATAATCGGCCGACTGCAATCCTTACTAGTGATAGTAATGGAACCTTAAGAGCTTCTGTAAGGGCTCCCAAAGGTTTTAATGTGTTTGAAGCTCTAGATAAATGCAAACTTTATCTAGAAAAATATGGCGGTCATGCCGCAGCTGGAGGTTTCACGGTAAAAGCCGAAAATATATCTAATTTAGAGAAAGATCTGAATAGTCACGCTGAAAGTTGGCTCATATCAAACACAAAAAGAGTAATTAAACCAGATTCATATATAAAACTCTGTGAAATAACAAAAGATTTTTGCATAAAAATACAAGAACTTGAGCCATTTGGACAAGGCAATTCGAAGCCAATTTTCTGGACTAGGGGCTGCAATGTACTAAGAAATCAATACCTATACGGTGGATGTCAAAAGATAGAGATAGAGCAAGGAAAAACTATATTTGAAGCAATAAATTGGAATAATAGTTTAGCAGTTAATTTGCCTAAAAAAATTGATATAGCTTTTTACATTGATTATGATAAGTTAATAGAAGAGGACAAATTGCAAATAACATTGTGCGGAATAAAAGAATACAAAAATATAGAATCCTTTAATATAAACAATAGGAGGTATAAATGTAGTAAAACCAACGAGGGTGGATTATTGATTGAGAATGAAAAAGGAGAAGAGCTTACCTTTACAAATAGGTGTAATTATAATGAAATAGACAATAGCTATATTAAGAGTTTAGTTTATACATCTATATCTATACTAGGTTTGTAG
- a CDS encoding flavin prenyltransferase UbiX, producing MYKLVFAITGASAQPLAERALELLLNNNIDLHLIISKGAYEVWSSELKVTLPIDPIKQAEFFRKRINTNKGSLTCYKWNDNAASIASGSVKTDGMVILPCTMGTIGRITNCFSLNLIERCADVHLKERRKLVISPRESPFNIIHLRNMLSLAEAGADIVPCIPAWYGKPTSLEDMVDFMVVRLFDSFNLNLKPITRWKDSNYE from the coding sequence ATGTATAAATTAGTTTTTGCAATTACAGGTGCTTCTGCTCAACCTTTAGCTGAAAGAGCTTTAGAGCTATTATTAAATAATAACATAGATTTACATCTAATTATTAGTAAAGGTGCCTATGAAGTATGGAGTTCAGAACTAAAAGTAACATTGCCTATAGATCCAATCAAGCAAGCTGAATTTTTTCGTAAAAGAATAAATACTAACAAAGGTAGTTTAACTTGTTATAAATGGAATGATAATGCAGCTTCAATAGCAAGTGGAAGTGTAAAAACTGATGGTATGGTGATTCTTCCTTGTACAATGGGTACTATTGGAAGGATAACTAATTGCTTCTCATTAAATTTAATAGAAAGATGTGCTGATGTTCATCTAAAAGAGAGACGAAAACTCGTAATTTCACCCAGAGAAAGTCCTTTTAACATAATCCATTTAAGAAATATGCTTTCATTAGCAGAAGCAGGAGCAGATATAGTTCCTTGTATACCAGCATGGTATGGAAAGCCTACATCACTCGAAGATATGGTTGATTTTATGGTAGTTAGATTATTTGATAGCTTTAATTTAAATCTGAAACCAATAACAAGATGGAAGGATTCAAATTATGAGTAA
- a CDS encoding 2Fe-2S iron-sulfur cluster-binding protein produces the protein MMEYHKITVHNRQLKKTITLDVPDGEYILRFFESQGENLPFSCRNGCCTTCAVKIISGTLDQSLGIGLSKQMQDYGYALLCIARANGPLEVETQQEDEVYEIQFGKFLENINKEAGNPFDM, from the coding sequence ATCATGGAATATCACAAGATTACCGTCCACAACAGGCAGCTTAAGAAAACAATAACTTTAGATGTACCAGATGGTGAATACATTCTACGTTTTTTTGAATCTCAAGGGGAAAATCTTCCCTTCTCTTGCAGGAATGGATGCTGTACAACTTGCGCAGTTAAGATTATTTCAGGAACTTTAGATCAGTCACTAGGTATTGGCCTTTCCAAGCAAATGCAAGATTATGGATACGCTTTACTTTGCATAGCTAGAGCGAATGGACCTCTTGAAGTTGAAACTCAGCAAGAAGACGAAGTTTACGAAATTCAATTTGGTAAATTTCTTGAGAACATAAACAAAGAAGCCGGCAACCCCTTTGATATGTAG
- a CDS encoding YkgJ family cysteine cluster protein, with translation MKPKAHKWSCIANCGACCRLAPEERSEAVQALSTAEEEEYFRMVGNDGWCRHYDKANRKCTIYDERPSFCKVENFSKFFELNQYTTDYLAIKSCKENIRSIYGGKSTVLKRFQRNLDKTNK, from the coding sequence ATGAAACCAAAAGCTCATAAATGGTCGTGCATTGCAAATTGTGGCGCATGTTGCAGACTGGCTCCCGAGGAACGAAGTGAAGCAGTACAAGCACTTTCTACTGCTGAAGAAGAAGAATATTTCAGAATGGTTGGTAATGATGGCTGGTGCCGTCATTACGATAAGGCAAATAGAAAATGTACTATTTATGATGAACGACCCAGTTTCTGTAAAGTAGAAAATTTCTCAAAGTTCTTCGAATTAAATCAATATACAACCGATTATCTAGCAATAAAATCATGTAAAGAGAATATACGTTCAATCTATGGAGGAAAAAGTACAGTACTTAAACGGTTCCAGAGGAACCTAGATAAAACAAATAAATAA
- a CDS encoding TldD/PmbA family protein has protein sequence MESLEGNLKVNLEELLNYGVSAGADLVEIFLEHVDNTGILAEQDIITSVSPSIGKGVGIRVFSNRKDGFVSTNDLSRAGLILALNQALAMLGLEINIKKTTNFNGLKKVSNYGLYKGDLSKDCPKLEDSTRRILEGTSLLQKYGSHIQVRRGTYSRTIQEVVVAASDGTFGRDLRLYQSVGLNALASDKEYRSSIGRRYGSTGDPNQIHNWDIDQSAQEICESLKNMLYAKYVEAGQMPAVLANRFGGVIFHEACGHLLETTQIERGTTPFINQIDKQIANESVTAVDEGISEGAFGSISMDDEGMESQRNVLIEKGILKRFISDRAGEMRTGFKRTGSGRRQSYAFPAASRMRNTYISSGQYSPDQLIASVDKGIYCKSMGGGSVGATGQFNFSVEEGYLIEKGKLTTPVKGATLIGEAKEILPRISMCANDLDLAAGYCGSVSGNINVTVGQPHIKVDSITVGGR, from the coding sequence ATAGAATCCTTGGAAGGGAATCTAAAGGTAAATCTTGAGGAGCTATTAAATTATGGCGTATCAGCAGGAGCTGATTTAGTAGAAATATTTCTAGAGCATGTTGATAACACAGGAATATTAGCTGAGCAAGACATTATTACCAGCGTTAGTCCATCTATTGGGAAAGGAGTTGGAATAAGAGTATTCTCTAATAGAAAAGATGGTTTTGTCTCAACTAATGATCTCTCAAGAGCAGGATTAATACTCGCGCTTAATCAGGCTCTAGCAATGCTTGGATTGGAAATAAATATAAAAAAGACAACGAATTTCAATGGCCTGAAAAAAGTATCAAATTACGGATTGTACAAAGGAGATCTATCAAAAGATTGTCCGAAGTTGGAAGATTCCACACGAAGAATTCTTGAAGGGACAAGTCTTTTACAAAAATATGGAAGTCATATACAAGTTAGAAGGGGAACTTATTCAAGAACAATTCAGGAAGTTGTTGTAGCTGCAAGTGACGGAACTTTTGGAAGAGATTTAAGACTTTATCAATCAGTAGGTCTAAATGCATTAGCATCTGATAAAGAATATAGATCGAGTATTGGGAGAAGATATGGTTCTACAGGGGATCCAAATCAAATACATAACTGGGATATAGACCAGTCAGCTCAAGAAATATGCGAAAGTCTCAAGAATATGCTTTATGCAAAATATGTTGAAGCAGGACAAATGCCTGCTGTATTGGCTAATCGTTTTGGAGGGGTAATATTCCATGAAGCTTGCGGGCACCTACTAGAAACAACCCAAATAGAGCGAGGTACAACACCATTTATAAATCAAATTGATAAACAAATTGCAAATGAATCTGTTACAGCTGTGGATGAAGGGATATCAGAAGGGGCATTTGGGTCAATCTCAATGGACGATGAAGGAATGGAATCTCAAAGGAATGTACTTATAGAGAAAGGAATATTAAAAAGATTTATAAGTGATAGGGCTGGTGAAATGAGGACTGGATTTAAAAGGACAGGCAGCGGACGAAGACAAAGTTATGCATTTCCAGCTGCTAGTAGAATGAGAAATACTTATATATCATCAGGTCAATATTCACCTGATCAATTAATAGCAAGTGTAGACAAAGGAATATATTGTAAATCAATGGGAGGTGGAAGTGTTGGAGCAACAGGTCAATTTAATTTTTCAGTCGAAGAAGGTTATTTAATTGAGAAAGGAAAATTAACAACTCCTGTAAAAGGGGCAACATTAATAGGAGAAGCAAAAGAAATATTACCAAGGATATCTATGTGTGCTAATGATCTGGATCTTGCTGCAGGTTATTGTGGTTCAGTAAGTGGAAATATAAATGTAACTGTAGGACAACCTCATATCAAAGTAGATTCCATTACTGTAGGAGGAAGATAA
- a CDS encoding TMEM165/GDT1 family protein has translation MNTLNANKNEKKQDEKFAITLITTFSTVFIAELGDKTQVATLLLSAESGHPLIVFIGAALALIISSLLGVLLGKYISNRIPSNVFELLSGTLMILIGFWLLIDTFLFKSSPFDLL, from the coding sequence ATGAATACTCTTAATGCTAATAAAAATGAAAAAAAGCAAGATGAAAAGTTTGCCATAACACTCATTACTACATTCTCAACTGTATTCATTGCTGAACTAGGAGACAAAACACAGGTTGCAACTTTATTATTATCAGCAGAATCTGGGCATCCATTAATTGTCTTTATTGGAGCTGCTTTAGCACTAATTATATCCAGTTTATTGGGTGTACTTCTTGGCAAATACATTTCTAATAGGATACCAAGTAATGTATTTGAACTGTTATCTGGTACGCTGATGATATTAATAGGTTTTTGGTTATTAATAGATACTTTTCTCTTTAAAAGCTCACCTTTTGATCTTCTATGA
- a CDS encoding RNB domain-containing ribonuclease, giving the protein MLKLSKKTEKHQLEIGLNALAKIGLIEKEADNSIRTGIVENAISGFIRCSSKGYCFLVRDDGQDDIYIREQYLNHAWHGDKVLVKVLREAIKRRSPEGSVICVLERYNQSVLSTIELIDNELIANPLDERILAKISLTPNSELKKEILETNNIYEVKINKYPIGQYKASGSIVKTLSLESGYQGDIEIIKAKNNIPIDQDHTKISIKSPSTKNRKDFTDQDCLIYTSWVSKKSPSLLCIYTEPFNGGSKIYIHVPTIAERIGANSKLHKILESKAETLFLGDSWVNLLTEDLQKVSGFTTEKSNEAITLELHIDKDGNFLEWQFHLSKIQPKAIINDEQLELISKRKPSSRTTPLKLKPIKAFINQVETTAFTSKILNTKLYSIGSISIESSNINHEKLKDNLYINPGISYKAWTPKLDLSQANSIVNVFTRIANIIWNRHHTSLNLPGISLSSKNIDTNQLNEIVKSAIILNAKVELNEEGITSLPDFVESISTIENRSIIEKALKSSLPLKQFYLYEPISSSTINKSSNSSNDPLEESPWSSPFMSYSDIVNQHVIFSLLSEAKSKPRTKEKTLFGQKGVHQSIDWEFFSQIQITSFNKLLNNRTVRILNSSAKRSNSFFIDLLSMIETRSIESKIGVTLDGLVTGVQSYGFFVEIDSYQIEGLVHVSSLDDDWYEYRSRQNMLIGRKSKKTYQIGDKVKIKVLSVDLLKNQIDLDVDLKYSNQLDLTKK; this is encoded by the coding sequence ATGCTCAAGCTTTCCAAAAAAACTGAAAAGCATCAGTTAGAGATAGGTCTGAATGCTTTAGCTAAAATAGGACTTATCGAAAAAGAAGCTGACAACTCAATAAGAACCGGAATAGTAGAGAATGCAATATCAGGCTTTATTAGATGTAGTAGCAAAGGTTATTGTTTTCTTGTAAGAGACGATGGTCAAGACGACATATACATTAGAGAACAATATTTAAATCATGCATGGCATGGAGATAAAGTATTAGTGAAAGTATTACGTGAAGCAATAAAGAGAAGATCTCCTGAAGGCTCTGTTATATGTGTACTAGAAAGATATAATCAATCTGTACTTTCAACAATTGAATTAATTGATAATGAACTAATAGCAAATCCCTTGGATGAAAGAATACTAGCCAAAATTTCTCTTACACCAAACAGTGAACTTAAAAAAGAAATATTAGAAACAAATAATATATATGAAGTTAAGATAAATAAATATCCAATCGGACAATATAAAGCCAGTGGATCAATAGTTAAAACATTAAGTCTTGAATCTGGTTACCAAGGTGATATTGAGATAATAAAAGCAAAAAATAATATACCTATAGATCAGGATCATACTAAAATATCAATAAAATCCCCATCAACTAAAAATAGAAAAGACTTCACCGACCAAGACTGTTTAATATATACAAGTTGGGTCTCTAAGAAAAGCCCAAGCTTATTATGTATATATACAGAGCCATTTAATGGAGGATCTAAAATATATATCCATGTTCCTACAATTGCGGAAAGAATTGGTGCTAACAGTAAATTACATAAAATACTTGAATCGAAAGCGGAAACTCTTTTTCTTGGGGATAGTTGGGTGAACCTGCTTACTGAGGACTTACAAAAAGTATCAGGTTTTACTACAGAAAAAAGTAACGAAGCAATAACACTAGAATTACATATAGATAAAGATGGTAACTTCCTAGAATGGCAATTCCACCTTTCGAAAATTCAACCAAAAGCAATTATTAATGATGAACAACTCGAATTAATTTCAAAAAGAAAGCCATCCTCTAGAACTACACCTTTAAAACTTAAACCTATCAAGGCTTTCATAAATCAAGTAGAGACGACAGCTTTTACCAGTAAAATATTAAATACAAAACTTTATAGTATAGGATCTATAAGTATAGAATCCAGTAATATCAATCACGAAAAATTAAAGGATAATCTATATATCAATCCAGGCATATCATATAAAGCATGGACACCTAAATTAGATCTGTCACAAGCAAATTCAATAGTTAATGTTTTTACTCGTATAGCTAATATAATTTGGAATAGGCATCACACTTCACTTAATCTGCCAGGTATTTCTCTCTCAAGCAAAAATATAGATACTAATCAACTTAATGAAATAGTAAAATCTGCAATAATATTGAATGCAAAAGTCGAGTTAAATGAAGAAGGTATAACTAGTCTTCCTGACTTTGTTGAATCAATTTCTACTATAGAAAATAGAAGTATTATTGAAAAGGCACTCAAAAGCTCTCTACCATTAAAACAGTTTTATTTATATGAGCCCATAAGCTCTAGTACTATAAACAAATCATCTAATTCAAGTAATGATCCATTGGAAGAGTCACCATGGTCTTCGCCATTTATGTCATATAGTGATATTGTTAACCAACATGTAATTTTTAGTTTACTATCAGAGGCTAAATCAAAACCCAGAACAAAAGAAAAGACCCTCTTTGGTCAGAAAGGAGTTCATCAATCCATAGATTGGGAGTTTTTTAGCCAAATACAAATAACATCCTTTAATAAACTATTAAACAATAGAACAGTAAGAATTCTAAATTCTTCGGCTAAAAGGTCAAACTCATTTTTTATAGATTTACTTTCAATGATAGAAACAAGATCTATAGAAAGTAAAATAGGGGTAACATTAGATGGACTGGTAACTGGGGTTCAAAGTTATGGCTTCTTCGTAGAAATTGATTCTTACCAGATTGAAGGTTTAGTACATGTTAGCTCTCTAGATGATGACTGGTATGAATATAGGTCTAGGCAAAACATGTTAATAGGCAGAAAAAGTAAAAAGACATATCAAATTGGAGATAAAGTAAAAATAAAAGTTCTCAGTGTTGATCTTCTAAAAAATCAAATAGATTTAGATGTTGATCTCAAATATTCTAATCAATTAGATCTCACTAAAAAATAA
- a CDS encoding TMEM165/GDT1 family protein, whose product MKIIDPILLSTFTTILLAELGDKTQIATVAMSGKSNKPLAVFIGSSTALVLACLLGTLAGGSISNFIPTVLLKALAAVGFLYIGVILVISSTKQVNE is encoded by the coding sequence ATGAAAATTATAGATCCCATACTACTCTCAACATTTACTACTATTTTGCTGGCTGAGTTGGGAGACAAGACTCAAATTGCGACAGTTGCCATGAGTGGAAAAAGTAATAAGCCTTTAGCTGTATTCATAGGTTCATCCACCGCGCTAGTTCTAGCATGCCTACTAGGAACACTAGCCGGGGGTTCCATCTCAAATTTCATTCCTACAGTTCTGTTAAAAGCCCTTGCAGCAGTAGGGTTTTTATATATTGGAGTAATTTTGGTGATTAGTTCAACAAAGCAAGTAAACGAATAA
- a CDS encoding TldD/PmbA family protein produces MPENTQTTVLDPKLIRESIDYLANRLSIKKWDLSASSSKDISAQVFKGEAKQLKASQRSAITLRVWNKNNLVGITSTSDLSRNGLELALKTAYEASNYGNKKEIPDFSPMARTVLESFERPLHKSVGVTELFNRLRDAERLLLAKHRLISSIPYNGFAECDYERVYLNSDGALRSLRNTHASIYLYAKAHQDGRKPRTGGSIRIGHGCSDIDVQECINEAAEKTISHLDYEPIETGKYLICFSPEAFLELVSSFSNIFNARSIIDGTSLSTRETLGQQIASPLLNINDNGLHPSNIGGFNFDGEGTPVRNISLVENGILTNLLHSESTAKLYDVEPTGHAGIGSKVSVSPDWLIVSRTKDYKVANTLNHKKTKIEFILIENLQALHAGIKATQGSFSLPFDGWLVREGVKKSIESATIAGDIKSLLNNIVQIEEEIKNTHSGISPHVWVEGLSVTGEK; encoded by the coding sequence ATGCCAGAAAACACACAAACAACTGTCTTAGATCCTAAATTAATTAGAGAAAGTATAGATTATCTGGCTAATAGGCTTTCAATAAAAAAATGGGATCTAAGTGCGTCTTCTAGTAAAGATATATCTGCTCAGGTTTTCAAAGGAGAAGCTAAGCAACTAAAAGCATCTCAAAGAAGTGCAATAACATTAAGAGTATGGAATAAAAATAATCTTGTAGGAATAACTAGCACTTCAGACTTATCAAGAAATGGTCTAGAACTTGCTCTTAAAACAGCTTATGAAGCTAGTAATTATGGTAATAAGAAAGAAATACCTGACTTCTCTCCAATGGCGAGAACAGTTCTAGAATCTTTTGAAAGACCATTACATAAATCTGTTGGTGTTACGGAATTATTTAATAGGCTAAGAGATGCTGAACGATTATTACTAGCAAAACATAGGTTAATAAGTTCTATTCCATATAATGGATTTGCAGAATGTGATTATGAGAGAGTCTATTTAAACAGTGATGGAGCTTTAAGAAGCTTAAGGAATACTCACGCAAGCATTTATTTATATGCAAAGGCGCACCAGGATGGAAGGAAACCAAGAACAGGTGGATCAATAAGAATAGGTCATGGTTGTTCTGATATTGATGTACAAGAATGCATTAATGAAGCAGCTGAAAAAACAATAAGCCACTTAGACTATGAACCTATAGAGACTGGAAAATACCTTATTTGCTTTTCTCCAGAAGCATTCTTAGAATTAGTGTCTTCTTTTAGTAATATATTCAATGCTAGATCTATAATAGATGGAACAAGCTTATCTACAAGAGAAACACTTGGTCAGCAAATAGCTTCACCGCTACTTAATATTAATGATAATGGATTACATCCATCAAATATCGGTGGTTTTAATTTCGATGGAGAAGGAACACCCGTACGAAACATATCATTAGTTGAAAATGGGATACTTACAAATCTATTGCATTCAGAATCAACTGCAAAATTATATGATGTAGAACCAACCGGACATGCGGGAATTGGATCAAAAGTTTCAGTATCACCAGACTGGTTAATAGTTAGTAGAACAAAAGATTATAAAGTTGCTAATACCCTAAATCATAAGAAGACAAAAATCGAATTCATACTTATTGAGAACCTACAAGCATTACATGCTGGGATTAAGGCAACTCAAGGAAGCTTCTCATTGCCATTCGATGGGTGGCTAGTAAGAGAAGGAGTAAAAAAATCAATAGAGTCAGCAACAATTGCCGGGGATATAAAATCATTGTTAAATAACATAGTTCAAATAGAGGAAGAAATAAAAAACACACATTCTGGTATTTCACCCCATGTATGGGTAGAGGGGTTATCAGTTACAGGAGAAAAGTGA
- a CDS encoding DUF2996 domain-containing protein yields MEESKGNELINNNVPQGKDINISPDEKKIKPPKLEDKPFEDFIKDDFIPGLQSSLKKHGLDNSTIVLKEGERPVTGGTCWQVEASLPQGRKFWVCFSSNKLSAQKYFSLAESGNQPSLLESFLIDERKITLPLLISRTLQRLNGQKWLGKN; encoded by the coding sequence TTGGAAGAAAGCAAAGGCAACGAATTAATCAATAACAATGTCCCACAAGGTAAAGATATTAACATCTCTCCTGACGAGAAAAAAATAAAGCCCCCTAAGCTTGAAGACAAGCCATTCGAGGATTTTATTAAGGATGATTTTATTCCTGGGCTCCAGTCATCTTTGAAGAAACATGGCTTAGACAACTCAACTATTGTCTTAAAAGAGGGAGAAAGACCTGTAACAGGAGGCACTTGCTGGCAAGTTGAAGCTAGCCTTCCTCAAGGTAGAAAATTTTGGGTTTGTTTCTCTAGCAATAAACTTTCAGCTCAAAAGTATTTTTCACTTGCAGAATCAGGAAATCAGCCAAGCCTCCTTGAATCCTTCCTCATTGACGAAAGGAAAATCACACTCCCACTACTGATCTCACGAACTCTACAAAGATTAAATGGTCAGAAGTGGCTCGGCAAAAACTAG